The Cucumis melo cultivar AY chromosome 9, USDA_Cmelo_AY_1.0, whole genome shotgun sequence genome includes the window TCTATTagtatctatcattgataaaatctaaaattttgttatatatgataaatattttattttatttttctaaaactttttattatacataatattatatttatattattatagaCTATCACCTTTCATTAGATTATTTAATGTCGCTGTTTTTGTCATGTCTAAATAACTAgggttttatttttaatgataaCCAATTCATAACATGTTACTTGTTTTTTATCCCTCTTTGAAATTCTCTACCTAAATTTTGGTTAAGAGAGTTATATAAAATAAAGAGTGTtatatttaaagaaaacaagagaAGTTTTTTTCAGATGAAGATATACTTGTGATATGGTAGCATAAGAACCGTACCATACCActcattttataaaataaagtagTTACAAAGGCTGGAGGGGAGCCCAAGTACAAGGATTAGTCTAATAGAGCTTTAATGTTAAAAGAGATAGATGcttgagaataattttttagaagCCTACTCTTGGATGACCATATGTCCATAAGGTTACAAATATTTTCTCACTGGTTCCAGGAAGAGGATGACTTTTCTTTGAAGATTTGGTTGTTTCTTTTCATTCGAATTGTCCAAAAAGTTGTTGGAATTGCATTGAAAAGAATGATACCCTTAATATTGTTGCTTTAGATTGAGCATAGAGCCTGATAGAGATCCTTTGTATTTGATAACGACAAGGCAATGTTTATAACTGACTGCAGCTTGTTCCATAAGCCACTTGCATTGGGGTAGTGGATGAACAAATGGTTTATGTCCTCATTTGTAGATTTGCAGGAGGTACACCATTTGGGATTTAGGCAAATTGTTGAATTTCTTCTTTGGATGACATCCATGGTATTGATTTTTTGGTGAATCATTGTCCAGACAAAGAATTTGCACTTTGGAGAGACAAAGAAGCTCCAAAGGTTCTTGTAGATTTAGTTTTCCTGGTTGGCTAGGTTGAAATCAGATTCATCATACAGAGCACTTTTGGTTGAAGCATTAGTGTAAACCCCTTGACTTCTAAGGATCCAATAAGGCTTGTCTGGGTTTGTGTTTCTGTCTGTGGTTGGGAGAGTACTCTTGATGGATTGCCAAAAAATTTATCTCCCTCTCATTAAGTGGGCCTTCTTGGGTTAATGGTTCAATCATAAAGGTCTGTTGCCCAAACTTCTTTAATAGTGGCCTCTTGACAATTTTAGACTGCATGCAATCTTGGAGCTCTATGAATTAAAGGCAACCATTATACCAATTGTTGTGCCAAAAAGAGAGATTGCTTCCACTGTTAAGTCTCTAGGTTAATTTTGATTCAAACCAATCGTTTTCTTGAATGATGGCTTTCTAAGGCGCGTTGAGCTGCTGTATCTTCCTCCAGAAGGGATGTCACCTTTGAATCTTTTTGAATGCTTTGCATCAATGAGCCTTTTCCAAAAAGCGTTAGTCTCCTGGTGGTAACGCCACAACCATTTTGATAGCAAGACGAAGTTTGTATCTTTAGCATTTGTTATGCCAAGGCCTTATTTGTCTTTAGGAGATGTGGATTTCTTCCAATTGATCAGATGAGACTTTTTATCCTTTGAAGTTCCTTTTCAAAGAAAATTCCTCCAATGTTTTTCAATTTCCTTGTACATGATTTGAAGCCTTGAAAGTTGAGAGTTGGTATCTTGGGATGCTTTGCAAGGAAGATTTGATGAGAGTGAGCCTTCCTCCTTTGGATTTGTGGCTATATTTCCAACCGTTTAGTCTTTTGTGGATTTTGTCAGTTATTTGGTTCCAAAAAAGCTTGGAGTTTGGTTTTCCACCCAATGGAACTCCCAAGTAATTGACAGGAAGGAACTATTGAGAAATCCCCATCATGTTGGCTACTCTAGTTGCTCTATTTGCTGAGATGTTGATGAGGCTTATAGTAGATTTGGAAATGTTTATTTTCAAGCTAGAAGCAAGTTCAAAAAGGGTAAGAGCATTCTTGAGATTATTGATATAGATATCCTCATCTTCCACAAAAAACTAGTATGTCATCAGcaaaaagaagatggaaaatgCTACATCTGTCATTTATAATGGCGCCTTTTATAGCATTTCTCTTTTCCAAATGAAATAGCAATATGCTTAAATAGTCCATTGCAAGTatgaaaatgaaagaagaaattgGGTCTTCTTATCTTATACCTATTTGAGCTTTGATCCTTCCTCTTGGTTTCCCATTTATGAGAACTGAGTACTGAACATTGGTGATGTAAGCTTTTATCCATCTCCTTCACTTGAGAGGGTAGTTCTTTTTTTGAAGTGTATAATCAATGGACTTCCATCTTATTCTATTAAAAGCTTTCTCCACATCCAACTTAAGAACAAAGCCCTTCGATTTTTTTACTTTCCAATAGTCTATTGCTTCATTTGCAACAAGAATAGCATATGTTATTTGTCTTCCTTGAATGAAAGCCATTTGATTTTAAGCTATTGTGTCATGAAGTGTGGCCTTGATTCTGTTAGCCAAAGATTTAGCTATaattttgtataaaaaaatGGTGAGACTAATAGGTCTGAAGCTAGAAGGATAGAAGcaactttccttttttttttttcaatgagaGCTACGTAGGTGTTGACATTTTTGTTGATGATGCAGTTCTCATAGAAATATTGAAAAACCTCCACTAAATCTTCCTTTAGCCAAGACCAGTTCTTTTTGTAGAAAAGAATGGGAAAACGATTCGACACAGGAGCTTTCCCATTGTTGAAAGACATGATGAAATTTTTTATCTCTACTTCATCAAAAGTCTTACAAAGGTTGCTATAATGGCTACTGTTTAATGGCTTCCAATCAAGATTTGAAATTAGAACCATTTccttacactacaagaaaaactACCTATTATGACAGTTGGTTACTTCCCAAGTTAAAAGGATGAAACAAATAATTGTCATCAAATGTTAAAAAGCGGGTTTTTGGCAGAAAAAATGgtgatttcaaaatttttaaatacatGACTGTTATTTGGTGTCATAATATAAAaaggattaaaaaaattaattggatattttaaaattaaaaaaaaaaagaattttcaCCAAAACCCTCCACGCACAACCCTCGATGGACCTTCGCAACTTCGTTTCCCTTCCGCAAAATCGCTCCCGCAAAATCCTCGAAGCATACTACCGATGGACCTCTCCTCCAGTTCCAGTTTCCTCTCTCACACAAAATCCCTTCCATTTCGATTCGAACATCGTCGCTACCATTTTGGTTCGATCACCACGGCTACCGTTTTGGTTCGAACGCTGGCCGTCTTCTCCTGTTCCCATCTCGTCCCTCATGCAAAATCAGTGGTTCAAACACCGACTGTCTCCTTCCGTTCCCGTCTCCTCCCTCACATAAAATCCCTACCGTTTTAGTTCGAACGCCACTGCAACTGTTTCAATTCGAACGTCGCGTCTCCTCTCCCTCAACGCTGGTGCTACCCTTTGTAAGTCTTTGTTCGGGGAGATCCCTTCTATTGAAAccctaataattttttttactttttttttccatgGCTGCCATAATCTCCATTTCCACTTATCTTTttcctctcttcttctttatgAACATCGTAtcattcttctcttcttcaCAGGACGAGCAACCTACTTTAAGCCCTTACATCTATCAAGTTTTCAAACTTATTTCTCCTTTTCCATTGATTCAAAAGGAGTAGAAAGGTATGGAGATGGGCTTACCTTATTTTTTGCTCCTAATAATTCTAGGCTTGATGTTTAGATCAAAAACAAGTCTTGCAATCGATTTTGACAGATTTAACATATAATTCATTTTTTACAATTGAGTTTGATATCTTTAGTAATTCCGTTGATCCACTTGAAAAAGTAGAACATGTAGGTATTGATATCAATTCAATGTCTTCTATTGCTTAGTCAATATGGAAATGTGATATTAAGAGAGGTAGGAGGACAGATGTTTAGATTAATTTTGATTCTGCTACTTTGAATTTAAGTATTACTTTGATTGTACCTGAATGGGTTACTTTCAGGTTTTTCATCTGCAACTGGAACTTTATATGCAACTCACAACATATATTCTTGGGATTTAAAATCAATCTGGAGGTTTTTTTTTGCCCTTGttttaaatgtttcaatttgaTCTTTGTTTAAATAGAATGAGTATTACTTTACCATGCttatattttctttgaaaaGTCACTAAATTCCTTTTAATGCAACCTCATTATTAATGCAATCATTATTCTGCGTGTTCTTCTAGTTTGTAGTGGGTTCTATATGAAATATGTGTATAATAGGATGTAGTTACTGATTCATTTCCTTGAGTTGCCATCCATCACTTTTGTAACCAGATTTGTTTAGAGGGCAATTATAGAAGATTCGGTGTTTGTGACATCTACACAATGGAGAAATCATGGATGATGAAAAATAGATGTCTAGAGAATATGATGTAGGAGTCGAAAAGTTTATTCAATTTGATTTGTCTCATGCCAAAGATTCTAATTCGATAAGATGTCCATGCTTAAATTTGAAATACAATATAATTAGAGAAATGACTGATTATGGTCGGTTAGGTATATGTCATTCTTGTCATTCTAGTTGTTATTTGTTTATGATTAATTAGTACTAATGACTGTTGCTATTAAGTTGTCATTCTTCTCAACATTTCATttatctttatactaagttgtgGTTGTTATTGGGTTTTGAATCAGAAATGTTTAACTATTGCTTTGTCCGTTGTGGGTGTTTGCGCTATTTCCTGTCTTTATAACAAGTACTAGTCATATTCTGAGCTACAAtcacaattttcttttcttattaggttttgcAATAATCTACTAGAGCAGTGAAGCCATATTTGGggcaattgattgatttataggcctttttataggtttggtagccaaattttagtttaaatgtacttatttaaatagcttatTCATTGTTTCATTGTACAGACACTTTACAAAcaattgtatatatattaaagtatatatattaaagtatatatattaaagcgttcacaatttctttccatatggatgtgttgtatagtactttgtgattgtattggtgTGTGTAATGGGAAGACGACAAGAAAAATAAGGATTCAATTTAAAATAGGGCAAGAAAAATAGGGACTGAAAATACAATTATGACatttgaatctaaaaaaaatgtcCTCGAAAATGTTTTCTAgacagttaattaaagtcatggtaggtgaaatgatgacaattaataaaaattataaatgataaataatgatatttaatatctgtcacacaaagattaataatgacacttattctctatcataaaatataaacaatgacagttataatctatcataaatataagtaatgacagttattatctgtcataaaatttaaataatgacagttataatctgtcataaaataaaaaatccgTGACATTTATTCCCTGTCATGAAAaacacatttcgtgacagttttgtagaactgtcataaaatactttccatgactgctgCATCAATGACTacaaataactgtcacgaaatcTTTTTATGACAatatttaactgtcatcgtaggccctttttctactagtgttATCATCACTTGAGTAAATTCCTTCATAATGGGAAAGGATAGCATTTGAAATGCCATCAATTGAGTCATGCAGTTGACCACTTGTGTCGTAAATCTCCCTAAttagatttttcttttgttttaagGAGAAAATCTTATGAAAATAGGCAGAGTTTtcatcaccatttttgttccgCTCTTTGACTCCAGACTTGAGCTTGTTTTAATTCAATAGGATGAATGCCAAATTTGAGGGAGAGCCTTCTTGTTGTGTAGATACTCAGTTAGGGAATTTTGAAACTCCTTTTTGTCAATATTCTCAATTTCCTTCCGAATGTTCACCTTGTCAATTTCATAACTCGATTGATTATTCCTTTTGCGAATTTTTGATCACATCAGCGGCCAGGACTTTTAATCTATGTATGAAGGAGTAACCAGGGTGTCCACCTTGATAAGTATTCTTCCACAAACTCTgaatattttttatgaagaattTTTCGTTGAAGGAAGAACAATTTAGTCTGAATGGTCAAGGTCCCCATTTGATTTGAGGAGACTCCAGAGAGATTGGGAAGTGGTTAGAGATAGTCCTTTGGAGAGTTTTCGAGTGATGAGGCTTGAAAACTTGTTCCCAATTAGAAGTATATCGAAATCGGTCCAGCCTTGAGAAGGTTGGATTTAACCTTATATTGGACCAAGTGTAGCTACTGTTGATGAGGGGAGGATCAATAAAACCATTGTTTTGAATAAAGTTGTCGAAGAGTGTCATGTTCTTTTTGTCAGTATGCTTGACATTTGTTTCTAAGAGCCATCTAACAATAATATTGAAATCACTAGCCAATAATCATTTGGGAAAGCAAAGAGAATGCAAATCATTTAATTCATCCCATAATCTGtctctttctttgattttggGAGGTCCGTATATAGCAGTAAGCCACTAACAAATCCCATTAGAATTTCTAAAGTTGACAGATAATGAGAAAATTCTTTCAACAGagcttttaactttgaaaagcAATTCATTCCACATTAACAAAATTCCTCCAGAGCAAACAATAGAACCAAGAGATAGCCAATTTATGTTGAAGAGACTTTCTGTTGAAGCAATTTAAATTTTGCATTTTGGATTCAGTAAGGATGATAATATCAGGATCATACAAGgaaattaaatgttttatttgGGCTCTTCTTGAGGGAGAGCCTTAACCCTCTTACATTCCAACAAAATAGTTTCATGTAAAACCTTGATCCCCCTTGGCTCTATGCCAATATTATCCTTTATCCCCAGTGTATCATTTGCGTTGTTGTTAGAAGAACTAGGAATATCTAAAAGATACTTTGGAGGCAATTTCAGATCATTGTCTTTTAACCATATTACAAGTCTGTCTTTAAACACttttttcatcttcctcttttGATCTGTTGCTGCCTTTCCCTTCTTCATCAGTGGTGTTGCAATCCATGTTTTGTTTTTCATCCATCTGAATCAACTGATTGTTTGAGACAATCAAGGGGTCAGTTGTTTATGGTAATTTGCCTTGTGAGTTCAAGCCTTCTTTGTCAACTTGAGCCACAACATCTTCTGTGCTTGTAAAACTTTTTAAAGGAGATAACTGCCTAAGATCCACCATCAGATTTAAATTATCTTCTTTCCTTTCGTTGGTATTGAAAAATTGCATATCTCCACTGTTAGAGGCAGACTTCTTTTTGATACGATAGTATTCCATATACCAAAAGGATTCATGGCTTGTTGACTAAGTGGGCAGTCGTGGCAACCACTTGTCGCGGATTCGATCTACTTGGtatagagaaagaaagaagaagaaagaagaaaacaaaagaagttGTAAAATATCATTAACTAACCCAAAAAATTTTAACCcaaaaaatttaagtttttaGGGTTGCAATAACTACAtactatatttttatatatatcaaCTCTCTAACACAATAGCTAAATAATTACCATGCATGTTATGTTTGATTATTAATAGAACAAGTTCATCCTTTGTATAGTTTTGAACTAATtaagataatattaataataaatacatataaaaagaaCTATTtcgaaatatagtaaaatgattctaacatatttacaaaataaaataaaatatcacaatctatttGCAATAGACTAAATTAAACTGCTATTTATAATATTGTCATATTTGctacattttaaaatattttaagaagtttttgtcatttaaaatgatttttctaaaaaaaaaaaaaaaaagttaaacaagggtcaaaagaaacataaatttcttttatatttaactCTTAAAAGAAATATATGTACACCCAAATGTTATAGGAGAATTAATGTTGGAATATTTGTTTCAAAAGAATTAGTTTCAACCAAGTAATAATATTACTTAGTAATTAACATCCTTTATTAATTATTGGAGAAAAAATAGTCAAAATAGGGCAAAGCAACAACTAACCCAAATTAACTTTTCCTTATACCAATTAGTTTAATTATTTCCAATCTAAATTGATAAACGTTTATGCACTATTACACACCTTTCCCATATAGTTTCTTCACCTTTTTCTTGAATGCATTGCaccaaattttgttttattcgtTTGTTCTTTCTTCTAGACTTTCCTTTTTCTGACTTATGGTTCGGTCTTGGAATTTTTCTTCCCAAACTTAATAATCCTTTaaaatcaaaaaaagaaaatttgttcATAACTTCTCAACTTCCTTCCTTAAATAGGTCAATCCTTTTTTACAATATCCACCAAACTTGTAGTATaataatatttcattttattacaCTTATGAACACAACACAGTATAGGCTTTATTGAAGAGATTAGCCATGAcatttgaaaaattattatcatttttgactacctctttttttcttgtaatTGTCCTCTTCCCTTTGATATCATCTTCTCATCCAAATATTCATCATTCTAACGGATTGGCGTTTCTGAAGAACCTCAATGGATGCAGGAAAGGTGACAAAGTAGCAGGAATTCACCAAATAAAGGAATATCTTCAACATTTTGGTTATCTGAATAACTATCTTCAAAACTATTCTAAATCTTTTGATGATGACGAGTTTGACGGTGTTTTAGAGTCCGCCATTAAAACTTATCAACTCAACTACAATCTCAAGGCCACTGGTACTCTCGATGCCAAGACGCTAGATCTTATGTCGAAACCTCGATGTGGGGTTGCAGATATTATTGACGGAAAGACGAGGATGAAATCGGGGAAGAAAATGGTGAATCAACATAGAAAAATAAATGGTCATTTTCATACTGTTTCTCACTATGCTTTCTTTGATGGAAACCCTAAATGGCCTGCTTCTAAATCCCATCTGACTTATGGTACATTCCATCTTTTATTCATATATACTTTTACGTACATTTTTCATCAATTTTACAACAATTTGGACTTTTTATGACACAAGAATAAATACAAttcaagagagaaaaaagaaccgCCATAAAAGCTAAACTGAtcacttattattattattttttttggtGAAAAAGAACAGttcgttttttattttttaaaatttaagacaGATTTTCATGTCACAAATTTATGATGGTAAATAATTATCATTAAATGAGCTGTTAATATCATTGAAGTTTGATTATAACAAGATCTTCTATTTTGATACTATGTTAATTTCATTGTTGAATTCAAAGTTATTATAACCTTTTATTCACATTCTTAACAGGATTCCTCCCGGGAACCCCATCGAAGGCAGTAGCTCCGGTGGGTCGAGCATTTAAGACATGGGGTGCACACACTCACTTCAACTTCTCCCGAGCATCTAAATACAAAAAAGCTGACATCAAAATAAGCTTTAGAAGTGGCGACCATGGAGATGGCCATTCCTTCGATGGCGTTGGAGGAGTTATAGCTCATGGTTTTGCACCCACAGATGGGAGATTACATTTCGACGCAATCGAGTCATGGGCCGTCGGCGCTGTTGCTGATTCGTTTGACTTGGAGACCGTAGCGTTACACGAGATCGGACACCTTCTCGGCCTCCATCACAGCTCCGTCGAAGGGGCTATTATGTGGCCAAGCATCATGGAAGGAACTACCAAGGGTTTGGATGCCGATGACATTGCAGGCATTAATGCATTATACAATGCTAATTGATTTTCATTAGTGTTAGGgctatatattatttttaacttgatttgtttttttttttttttttcgtttcttgcaattgttttttttttactaagttaattaattcaaattattatttcaCATTTCAATGAAATGTATTTATCTGAGAATTTAGCTAGCCAAATTCCTCTTTTCTAGAGGGAGAAAATGCTCTCAATCAttcctcttttctcttttctcggAATCCACCTGAAGCTTCCTCTTGCATTAACGAACAACAAAAACGACAGCAAGCTTCATTAACTATTACAGGCAACTACTTTTCAGACGCATTTGATGACAAAAAGGCCTACATTTTTTCCATAAAAGGTAAGATCCATCTACACCTTCTTCACAAGTACTACAACTTTTCAACTACTTTTTGCAGTAAAAATGGAGTTCAAATCCCTCCCACGTTCCTGCCAAATAGAAAGAAAAGAGTTCATTTTGTcgttagaaaaaagaaagaagccACTTAGCTACTGGATCACTGAGGTGGGGGCCCGAAAGTCCTTTTAAATCCTTATCACAAAAGACTCCTTAGACGGGCTTATAAGTACCTTCAAATCACTAATAGCCACTCCAAAGTCCAATCGCTTTTTCCTGGAAAAACGGTATGCGAAATATTGCATTTGGGTTAGAAAGACTAGAAACCAAAATGGACCCATAACAGAAGTGTTCATAGTAGACAAGATAGGGAGAAAAAGTTGTATTTTGGTACCTGAAGGCACGAAGAAAAGTGGTTGGGTCTCCTTCCTCTCCATGATTAGCCCTACAGTTGATATAGAACCAAAAGCAAGGCCACCAATTGCTGACCGTCAAGGAACAAATAGGTATTACTCCTCCTCATCTGACTCTGAAACATCAAGAAGGTCCTATTGCACAAGTCCTTTCAGAAGGCTACCCAAGTGACTCATCATCGGACAGAGAAAGAAGCATCTCTAAAAGCCCAACAAGAGATATAATCGAAGAAAACAACACTATCATCATAACAAGAAGGTTTTTCCATTATGACTGGTAAAAGATCATGAACACTTTGAAGAAACAGATGGAAACTTCATTCTCTTTCACACCGTTTCATGTAGATAAAGCCACTGTCACTTTCAAGAACTGACACAAGCAACCCTCCTATGCAACAACAACAAGTGGACCACAGTAGGTAATTTTTACgtcaaatttgaaaaatggtCTTTTGAAAAACATGCGACCCCAAGACTGGTTCCGAGCTATGGCGGATGGGTAAACTTTAGAGAAATTCCTCTTTCAGCTTGGAAAACCGATACTTTCATCCAGATTGGGAACGCCTGCGGGGGTTTGCTGGATGTGGCAAAAGAAACAAAGAACAAAACAAACCTTGTGgaagtcaaaatcaaaatcaGATATAATTACTCTGGCTTCATCCCAACAAATATAAGCATCAAAGACGACAATGGCCACTCCTTCGTAGTTCATACTGTTACTCATGAAAAGTGGCTCACTGAAAGGGATGTAAAAATCCATGGTCTTTCCAAAGACAAGCTGCAATTGACTTTGATGATTTCAATCCTAAAGCAGAGCAGTATTACTTAATCGGAAACTCAGTAGTTCCACCgaaaaaattcaaattgaaaagCAAGATTGTAATAAATGAGCCGTCACACTCAAGTGGAAATCTCACATTGGCCAAGGGTACTGATGACAAAGGATCTAAATGATCTAAAGATTCGGATGAGGAGATGGcaaaaaagaaagtgaaaagaaaaggcaaagaGGTTTGTTTATCACAGAGCATTAATGAAGATATGGAAGGGGATTCTCAATTAATGCAAACAGAGGTTGGACACGTCAGCTCAAGGAATGTCTCAAAAAGGAAAGTAAGTTTTCcttctccaaaagaaaaaactttttatTATAATCCCAGCAGTGCACCCACGAGGAAGATAAGACACGCCATTAATGAGGATAGATCAAAGCAGAGCAATCCAAGAAAGAAACACACATCGGGAAGAAAATCTCAACAAAAAACCTACAGAATCAAATCAAGATCCAATGCAGAAACCGAAATCATCCCCATACAAATGGTGGTTGATGGAGAAAAAGACAGGGATTGCAATCTTACTGTTGATCTTGGCTACATTTCCCCAGGAGAATTTCAAACAAACTGCGACAATGAAGATGAGATCATGCATACCGGCCCAGAAGTTGTTCAAGAAACACCAACACAAATACCATCTGAACAACAGGCCCAGAAGCACACAAGCCCAAACTGCAATCTAACAGATAATGATGATCCAGAAGACGCCACCAAAGCTAGAAAGCAAGACTCAAAAAACAAAAGGGGGAGCAAAAGAAAGGAGGAAAGCCAATTGAAAATTTAGAATTCAAAAAACAGTTAGTGATATGGCTAAAAGAAAACAACTTGAAGTTAGCCCCAACAAACACTCAAAATTTGCCAAGCACATCAAACAATCTGTATGGGAATGACTTCATGGTTATGGGGGATTCATCAAACAAAATGTTTCAAGGGAATGATCATGTTAAATGAAAGTGCTAACGTGGAATGTAAGGGGGGTTAAGCTCTCCCCATAAAAGAGcccaaataaaaaatataattactaGCTATGATCCTGATGTTGTGGTATTAACTGAAACAAAGTTGAAAGTTGCTaagaaattcacaatcaaaTCTTTATGGGGAATAAAAAGTCTTAAGTGGATTGCAAAAAAGTCATCTAGAAATTCAGGAGGAATATTGATCCTTTGGAATGATCTTAGATACAACATCATCAACTCAAATGAAGATAGCTTCACAGTATCGGCAAATTTCAAAGGAAATAATACAACATGGTGGCTAACAACGGTAAATGGGCATGCAAAAAGAAGACATAGAAATGATTTCTGGAAGGAATTGGACAACCTCTCATCCCATAATTTGCAAAATTGGATCTTGGCAGGAGACTTCAATGTGATCAGATGGAGGAGTGAATCCAATACCACAAGCATGGCAAAACACAGTATGAACATGTTCAATAAACTCATACAAAGAACAAGTCTCATAGACCCCCCCTCTTACAAACAACTTATACACGTGGTCCAACCTCAGACAAAAGCCAGTTTGCTCAAGACTCGATCGTTTCCTTTATACCCCTTCTTGGGAATCAACCTACAAAACCCACCTCTCAAGAACACTGCCAAGAATCACATCAGATCACTTTCCAATAGTCTTAGAATGCTCGGAAATTCGATGGGGGCCTCCTCCCTTCAGACTAAATAACATTTCCCTAAAGGAGAAGGACTTCAAAAGTAACTTTTTGCATTGGTGGTTAAACACCAGACATGATGGACACCTGGGTCATGCATTCATATAAAAACTAAAG containing:
- the LOC103498171 gene encoding metalloendoproteinase 2-MMP-like, with the translated sequence MTFEKLLSFLTTSFFLVIVLFPLISSSHPNIHHSNGLAFLKNLNGCRKGDKVAGIHQIKEYLQHFGYLNNYLQNYSKSFDDDEFDGVLESAIKTYQLNYNLKATGTLDAKTLDLMSKPRCGVADIIDGKTRMKSGKKMVNQHRKINGHFHTVSHYAFFDGNPKWPASKSHLTYGFLPGTPSKAVAPVGRAFKTWGAHTHFNFSRASKYKKADIKISFRSGDHGDGHSFDGVGGVIAHGFAPTDGRLHFDAIESWAVGAVADSFDLETVALHEIGHLLGLHHSSVEGAIMWPSIMEGTTKGLDADDIAGINALYNAN